From the Acidicapsa ligni genome, one window contains:
- a CDS encoding choice-of-anchor tandem repeat GloVer-containing protein produces the protein MKRSFSAILGCGMSAAVLCAAFPAVGQLPPAEAALAVKSAKLASRAGASAPANSSTGIFLKSTVPTKPQPALAPYPLMSKVLHSFTGAPKDGAVPVGQLMQASDGNYYGTAYAGGTSGNGTIYQLTPAGQYTEIYSFTGGNDGGQPYAGLIEAADGNLYGTTAIYGQFGDDSAGGTIFAYNMATQKVTTLYGFRNGGGALGDAIDDGNGTLYGTSLSDGEKGYGSVWSWNYYTNTFKTLYSFQGSADGAEPFGGLVLASDGRLYGTASQGGKVNNGGTAFTLNTDGSEFTAFYSFTNFETGLDGGAPSQDLVEGPDGNLYGTSSSGGFQNVEGALFRIVPNGVNSVLEPLAALGQDELAEGGNPFLGRPLIGGDGYMYIVGSVGGYEGAGQVMQFDYQGNLTATVYNFEQPNDGYAVEPTGGLIETADGSLYGTAELSPFSSGILYALPTQLPPALTLTPSVTTGYVGIPLTLNWSVNNAFSQNASVCIARSTDGTFGGNGSDGIREPIGSEQVTPVASGVVSYYLTCGGIETAIATVTVNRIQSKTNVLHMNTPLTYGQGLVFSTKVAGTMGTSVPTGTVSLMNGTKVLGTAVLSGGLATINASSLSLVPGVYSLQVAYSGDGTFAASTAPASTVTVNLLVPTVTLTASPNRLTQGLPTKFNVAMSNGGIDLPSGYVSLTIGSTSLGSFRVGGGVATIEFSTTPYAAGTYAVVATYQGDAYNKTEKATTSLTLTLAETASTLTGPTTMSAGSGATYHVAVSRFNLPESPTGNVSLMFGSKVVATGILSNGQVTIQVPANAVAAGTYSVQAKYAGDTSDGDSWSPAFSVKVSK, from the coding sequence ATGAAGCGAAGTTTTTCAGCAATTCTGGGCTGTGGCATGTCCGCAGCCGTGTTGTGCGCGGCATTTCCTGCAGTGGGGCAATTGCCTCCGGCAGAGGCGGCGCTGGCAGTTAAGTCGGCGAAGTTGGCGAGCCGTGCAGGGGCGAGTGCTCCTGCGAATTCATCGACTGGGATTTTTTTGAAGAGCACCGTTCCCACGAAGCCTCAGCCTGCGCTGGCGCCGTATCCATTGATGTCGAAGGTGCTGCACTCTTTTACGGGCGCGCCTAAGGATGGGGCGGTTCCTGTTGGGCAGTTGATGCAGGCTAGTGATGGAAATTACTACGGCACGGCTTATGCGGGCGGAACGAGCGGCAATGGGACAATCTATCAACTTACGCCCGCGGGCCAATACACGGAGATCTACAGCTTTACCGGAGGCAATGATGGAGGCCAGCCTTACGCGGGCCTGATCGAAGCTGCCGATGGCAACCTGTATGGCACGACGGCGATTTATGGGCAGTTTGGGGATGACAGCGCGGGCGGAACGATCTTTGCGTACAACATGGCTACGCAGAAGGTGACGACGCTGTATGGCTTCCGTAATGGCGGCGGTGCTCTGGGCGACGCAATCGACGATGGGAATGGAACGCTATATGGCACTTCGCTGAGCGATGGTGAGAAGGGCTATGGCAGTGTGTGGAGCTGGAATTACTACACGAATACATTCAAGACGCTCTACTCGTTTCAGGGAAGCGCGGATGGAGCGGAGCCGTTTGGCGGCCTGGTGCTTGCCAGTGATGGAAGGCTGTATGGTACGGCGAGCCAGGGCGGCAAGGTCAACAATGGCGGCACTGCTTTCACGCTGAATACGGATGGGTCGGAGTTCACCGCGTTTTACTCCTTTACCAACTTTGAAACAGGTCTGGATGGAGGCGCTCCTTCGCAGGACCTGGTGGAAGGACCGGATGGAAATTTGTATGGAACCAGCAGCAGCGGCGGTTTTCAGAATGTAGAGGGAGCTTTGTTTCGGATAGTACCGAACGGGGTTAACTCGGTCCTGGAGCCGCTTGCTGCGTTGGGACAAGATGAATTGGCCGAGGGTGGGAATCCGTTTCTCGGCAGGCCGTTGATTGGGGGCGATGGGTATATGTACATCGTGGGCTCGGTTGGCGGCTATGAAGGCGCGGGCCAGGTGATGCAGTTTGATTACCAGGGAAATCTCACTGCGACGGTTTATAACTTCGAACAGCCGAACGACGGTTATGCCGTGGAGCCAACCGGTGGCCTGATTGAAACCGCGGATGGAAGTCTGTATGGCACGGCGGAACTGAGTCCGTTCTCTTCGGGCATTCTTTATGCATTGCCGACGCAGTTGCCTCCGGCATTGACGCTTACGCCGAGCGTGACTACTGGCTACGTGGGTATTCCGCTGACGTTGAATTGGTCGGTGAACAATGCATTCAGCCAGAACGCGAGTGTGTGCATTGCACGCAGCACGGATGGGACATTTGGTGGCAATGGAAGCGATGGTATACGTGAGCCGATCGGGTCGGAGCAGGTTACTCCGGTGGCGTCGGGGGTTGTTAGTTACTACCTGACATGCGGTGGTATCGAGACGGCGATTGCTACGGTGACGGTCAACAGGATTCAATCGAAGACGAATGTTCTGCATATGAACACTCCGCTTACGTATGGGCAGGGTCTTGTATTCAGCACGAAGGTAGCGGGAACGATGGGAACGAGCGTTCCGACGGGAACGGTCAGCCTGATGAATGGCACGAAGGTGCTGGGAACGGCGGTGCTTTCGGGTGGACTCGCTACGATCAACGCGTCCTCACTGAGCCTTGTGCCTGGGGTGTATTCGCTGCAGGTGGCTTATAGCGGAGATGGTACTTTCGCTGCTTCGACGGCTCCGGCGAGCACGGTCACGGTGAACCTGCTGGTGCCGACGGTGACGTTGACGGCTAGTCCGAATCGGCTTACGCAGGGGCTGCCTACCAAGTTCAATGTGGCGATGAGCAATGGCGGTATTGATCTTCCGAGCGGCTATGTGAGTCTGACGATCGGCAGCACTTCGCTGGGGTCATTTCGAGTTGGCGGAGGGGTTGCGACGATTGAGTTCAGCACGACTCCGTATGCAGCGGGTACCTATGCCGTGGTGGCGACTTACCAGGGAGATGCGTACAACAAAACAGAGAAGGCAACTACGAGCCTGACGCTGACGCTGGCGGAAACAGCCAGCACACTGACGGGACCGACGACGATGTCGGCTGGATCCGGTGCGACGTATCATGTGGCGGTCAGCCGGTTCAATCTACCTGAATCTCCCACGGGCAATGTGAGCCTGATGTTTGGAAGCAAGGTAGTTGCGACGGGCATACTTTCCAACGGACAGGTGACGATCCAGGTGCCAGCTAACGCGGTGGCGGCGGGAACGTATTCGGTTCAAGCGAAGTATGCGGGCGACACAAGCGACGGGGATTCGTGGTCGCCTGCGTTCAGTGTGAAGGTGAGCAAGTAG
- a CDS encoding Ig-like domain repeat protein, with protein MYLLRSIRQALAATTLLSATLAFGATIGSHAARQLVTRPVDETNLVTLHGNTHAAAMISSNERGIVADSFPMHHMLLQLKRTPEQETALGKLMDQLHTPGSAKYHHWLSEADWDSQFGVNQQDVQKVTSWLQSHGFTVSGVLPDGMVIDFSGTAAMVREAFHTEIHNIELPNGEKHFANNSDPMIPAALADVVFGPTALSNFKPHSARARRTPVSIDGKGKVHTNYTVDPSEGQYPVTPGDAQTIYNVSPLLTAGFTGKGKVIGLIEDGDAYDIDSNGTSSDWKTFMSTFGLTKYGGTQTTVHPTGAIYCAPPGDANNGDDVEVGLDIEYASATAPGANVVVESCQDTYTGFGGLIAVENLVSAATITTPVLSMSYGLCEAGNGAANNAAFSYAYQHGAARGVSIFVSSGDEGSRSCDANQELSFYGIGTSGYATSPYNVAVGGTDFSDGYTGDSSTYWNATNNADYASAKDYIPEIPWNSSCASQLIAQKEGFSLTYGPNGFCNSALGASTAPNGAYYFFTTASGSGGPSNCSSGEPLYGGIAGGTCAGQPKPSWQKVNGNPADGVRDIPDVSLFASSGIWGHYFVICTSNPDEVDTYGTLPCTGTPDTWSGVGGTSGSAPMMAGIQTLINQYTNQNAGNPNYIYYQLAAAQYASKGAPTCTASNETNTCAFHDVTLGDNNTPCTYAGTLDGVEIEFNCYAIAEDAYFSGGFPVGVGSVSNTTFEKSYGTNTGWDFATGIGTVNAFNLAKGFKAASPGGDPLVATVAVSGDTSSYVYTHGPGSIVYTVTVSGNGSYPTGTIRLSSGTAGIGTGTLQPSSGCSNGGVCTESATITYAPGTLAVGNYTITATYSSVNEEYSQATGTTPLSVIQAGSAATTTTVVAKPATVVAGSSNITLTATVASGAAKPTGTVSFWLSDVAVGTCTLSGGTCSVSTPSSGLTAAGHGVRATYSGSATYASSTATLLVTVTASATTTSLVVSPEAVVTGSTAVLTATVVRAAGNAGVPTGTVTFYSGTSVLGTASLNGDGIATFDEPTAGLALKSYAISAVYGGDTADSTSKSQAVNMTIAPSFTNTTLSASPTFTIGVVNITLTGTVTRICCGTGKFSGTMSFYTGTQLLGTANVNSAGVATFVKSTAGLNGGSVSFSGAYNGDAADRASSSGTVSVTVIAP; from the coding sequence ATGTACTTGCTTCGATCGATTCGCCAAGCACTGGCTGCAACGACTCTGCTCTCCGCCACGCTTGCATTTGGCGCTACCATTGGCTCCCATGCTGCACGCCAACTGGTTACGCGGCCGGTGGATGAAACAAATCTTGTTACGCTGCACGGGAACACGCATGCGGCTGCAATGATCTCATCCAACGAGCGCGGCATTGTGGCCGATAGCTTTCCAATGCACCACATGCTGCTGCAGTTGAAGCGTACGCCGGAGCAGGAGACTGCGCTGGGCAAGCTGATGGATCAGCTACACACTCCGGGCAGCGCGAAGTATCACCATTGGTTGAGCGAGGCGGATTGGGATAGCCAGTTCGGTGTGAATCAGCAGGATGTGCAGAAGGTGACTTCATGGCTGCAGTCGCATGGATTCACTGTTTCCGGCGTGTTGCCGGATGGCATGGTGATTGATTTCTCCGGTACTGCGGCGATGGTGCGTGAGGCTTTTCATACGGAGATACATAACATCGAGCTGCCGAATGGCGAGAAGCATTTTGCGAACAACAGCGATCCGATGATTCCTGCTGCCTTGGCGGATGTTGTTTTTGGACCGACGGCGTTGAGCAACTTTAAACCGCACTCTGCAAGGGCGCGGCGCACACCGGTAAGCATCGATGGCAAGGGCAAGGTGCATACGAACTACACGGTCGATCCGAGTGAGGGACAGTATCCGGTTACTCCGGGCGATGCGCAGACGATCTATAACGTCAGTCCATTGCTGACGGCGGGCTTCACGGGTAAGGGCAAGGTAATCGGCCTGATTGAAGATGGCGATGCTTACGACATCGACAGCAATGGAACTTCTTCGGACTGGAAGACTTTCATGTCCACGTTTGGTCTGACGAAGTATGGCGGCACGCAGACGACGGTGCATCCGACTGGAGCGATTTACTGTGCACCGCCGGGGGATGCGAATAACGGCGACGATGTTGAGGTCGGACTGGACATTGAGTATGCGAGCGCGACTGCGCCGGGTGCGAATGTTGTTGTGGAGTCCTGCCAGGACACCTATACGGGCTTTGGCGGATTGATTGCGGTTGAGAATCTTGTCTCAGCGGCTACGATTACGACCCCTGTGCTCAGCATGAGCTATGGACTTTGCGAGGCGGGCAATGGTGCGGCGAATAACGCTGCGTTCAGCTATGCGTATCAGCATGGAGCGGCTCGCGGTGTGTCGATCTTCGTGTCCTCTGGCGATGAGGGTTCGCGGAGTTGCGATGCGAACCAGGAGCTGTCGTTTTATGGCATAGGCACGAGCGGGTATGCGACTTCGCCTTATAACGTCGCGGTGGGCGGTACGGATTTCAGCGATGGCTATACGGGGGATTCGTCGACTTACTGGAATGCGACCAACAATGCGGACTATGCTTCGGCGAAGGATTACATTCCCGAGATTCCCTGGAACAGTTCGTGCGCAAGCCAGTTGATCGCGCAGAAAGAGGGATTTTCGCTGACCTACGGGCCGAATGGATTTTGCAACAGTGCGCTTGGCGCGAGCACTGCGCCTAACGGAGCTTATTACTTTTTCACGACTGCGTCGGGCAGTGGCGGACCGAGCAACTGTTCGAGTGGCGAGCCGTTGTATGGAGGCATCGCGGGTGGGACGTGCGCGGGACAACCGAAGCCGAGCTGGCAGAAGGTGAACGGCAATCCGGCGGATGGCGTGCGCGATATTCCTGACGTTTCGCTGTTTGCTTCAAGCGGCATCTGGGGCCATTACTTTGTGATTTGCACTTCCAATCCGGATGAGGTGGATACATACGGTACGCTGCCCTGCACGGGCACTCCGGATACGTGGTCGGGTGTTGGCGGTACGTCGGGCTCGGCGCCGATGATGGCGGGCATCCAGACGCTCATTAATCAGTACACGAATCAGAACGCGGGCAATCCAAACTACATCTACTACCAGCTTGCGGCGGCGCAGTACGCTTCCAAGGGCGCGCCGACCTGCACTGCGTCGAACGAAACGAATACCTGCGCTTTCCACGACGTTACGCTTGGCGACAACAACACTCCCTGCACGTATGCCGGCACGCTGGATGGTGTGGAGATTGAGTTCAACTGCTATGCGATTGCCGAAGATGCTTACTTCTCCGGAGGGTTTCCGGTAGGCGTGGGTTCGGTGAGCAATACCACGTTTGAAAAGAGCTATGGCACGAACACTGGATGGGACTTTGCGACGGGCATTGGTACGGTGAATGCGTTCAATCTTGCGAAGGGATTCAAGGCCGCGTCTCCGGGTGGAGATCCGCTGGTCGCGACTGTGGCGGTAAGCGGCGATACGAGTTCGTACGTTTATACGCACGGACCGGGCAGCATTGTTTACACGGTTACGGTGAGTGGCAATGGAAGCTATCCTACAGGCACGATCAGGCTGAGCAGTGGCACTGCAGGAATTGGCACCGGTACATTGCAGCCCTCGTCCGGTTGCTCGAATGGCGGAGTTTGCACGGAGTCGGCAACGATTACTTATGCGCCGGGAACGCTGGCTGTGGGCAACTACACCATTACGGCTACGTATTCGAGCGTGAATGAGGAGTATTCGCAAGCGACGGGTACTACGCCGTTGTCGGTGATCCAGGCTGGTTCCGCTGCAACGACGACGACGGTTGTGGCTAAGCCTGCAACGGTGGTGGCCGGCTCTTCGAATATTACTCTCACGGCTACGGTGGCTTCGGGGGCTGCGAAGCCGACTGGAACTGTTTCGTTCTGGTTGTCGGATGTTGCGGTTGGGACGTGCACTTTGTCTGGCGGAACATGCAGTGTCTCAACACCGTCGAGCGGACTTACTGCGGCAGGTCATGGAGTGAGAGCAACGTATAGCGGAAGCGCGACGTATGCTTCGTCTACAGCGACATTGCTGGTGACGGTGACTGCGTCGGCGACAACGACGTCGCTGGTTGTGTCTCCGGAAGCAGTGGTGACGGGATCGACGGCGGTATTGACGGCAACGGTGGTTCGTGCGGCGGGTAATGCTGGCGTACCAACGGGGACGGTCACGTTCTATTCAGGCACATCGGTACTTGGCACTGCGAGTCTGAATGGCGACGGCATCGCGACGTTTGACGAGCCGACTGCTGGCCTGGCGCTCAAGAGCTATGCGATCAGCGCGGTTTACGGAGGCGATACGGCGGATAGCACTTCGAAATCGCAGGCGGTGAATATGACGATTGCGCCTTCGTTCACCAATACAACGCTGTCGGCATCGCCTACGTTCACGATAGGCGTGGTGAACATCACGCTTACGGGTACGGTGACGCGCATCTGCTGTGGGACGGGGAAGTTCTCGGGTACGATGAGCTTCTACACCGGGACGCAACTGCTGGGCACGGCGAATGTGAACAGTGCTGGAGTGGCGACGTTTGTGAAGAGCACGGCGGGGTTGAATGGCGGGAGCGTTAGCTTCTCCGGGGCCTATAACGGGGATGCTGCGGATCGGGCGTCGTCTTCGGGAACGGTTAGTGTTACTGTCATTGCGCCTTAG
- a CDS encoding TIGR03435 family protein gives MSTRPTQKRPFLLGLTPLLAVSLATASLAQSSASQPAPAAAPSATTPSSATPVFEVAAIKPNHSGSGNSNSDTDKGLFTATNVSLKGLMQYEAYDIPPSRILGGPKWLDSARFDIQAKTDETVTDRLQKLDHEQNRLQTRAMFQQFLADRFQLRVHWETRELPVYALVATKNGAKLQPTKDTSGNSGTSTNGNGSSMKFTATAVTLAQLTQALTSEAARDLGREVIDKTGIAGKYDVSLNWTHDTSTAPDGSAQDSSISIFTAIQEQLGLKLESTKGPVQVLVIDHAEMPSEN, from the coding sequence ATGAGCACGCGCCCCACGCAAAAACGGCCCTTTCTCCTTGGGCTCACTCCTCTTCTGGCCGTATCGCTGGCCACGGCGTCTCTTGCACAAAGCTCCGCATCTCAGCCCGCTCCGGCCGCCGCTCCATCCGCCACTACGCCATCCTCCGCCACTCCGGTCTTCGAAGTAGCGGCCATCAAGCCGAATCATTCCGGCAGCGGGAACTCAAACTCCGATACAGACAAAGGGCTCTTCACGGCGACCAACGTTTCCTTGAAAGGTCTCATGCAGTACGAGGCCTATGACATCCCTCCGTCGCGCATACTGGGCGGACCCAAATGGCTCGATTCGGCCAGGTTCGACATCCAAGCCAAAACCGACGAGACCGTCACCGACCGCCTGCAAAAGCTGGATCACGAGCAAAATCGCCTCCAGACCAGAGCCATGTTCCAGCAGTTTCTCGCCGACCGCTTTCAGTTGAGGGTCCACTGGGAGACACGCGAGCTGCCCGTCTACGCGCTCGTCGCCACGAAGAACGGCGCCAAACTCCAACCGACGAAGGACACCTCAGGCAATAGCGGCACATCCACGAATGGTAACGGTTCAAGTATGAAGTTCACCGCAACCGCCGTGACCCTCGCGCAACTGACTCAGGCCCTGACATCGGAAGCGGCTCGTGACCTGGGACGCGAGGTGATCGACAAGACTGGAATCGCGGGCAAGTATGATGTCTCGCTCAATTGGACTCACGATACCTCCACAGCTCCCGACGGCAGCGCGCAGGACTCAAGTATTTCGATCTTCACCGCGATCCAGGAGCAACTCGGACTAAAACTCGAATCCACCAAGGGCCCGGTTCAGGTTCTAGTCATCGATCACGCCGAGATGCCCTCGGAAAACTAG